The genomic stretch CCCGTTTTATTAGAATAAAGTTTAGAAAAAAATTAAAAATAAAATTAAGACCGTTAAAAAAATTTAAGATACATTAGCTCACATTTGATGGATAAAAACGAAAAATTGTTTTTGACTGCCTATATAAAAAGGCTGAGCCACCGCTCAGCCTGATTTGTTTTATAGAATTGCTTATAGCTCTATATCATATTGTATGTTAGCAAAATGTTTGCAAAATCACAGTATTCAAAATCCTTTGTGCTATTTAACCCTAGATTTTATCTGGCACGCCCGGGGGGAGTCGAACCCCCGACCACAGGATTCGAAGTCCAAAGAATGTCAAACATTCCAACAAATGCTTTTAGGCAAGCCATGTCCACCAATTCGACATTAAAATTGACCAAAGGACTTTGTACTTAAGACATCTCAATCCTTTGGTACAAACTTGTCAATTATCATAATCCCCAACAAGTAATTAGTCAATACCAATAATGTGTTCTCTATGTCCCTGCCAAATTTTTGCTTCTCCTAAATAGTTGCCACATACAATTAGGGAAAGCTTAAAAGATATGTGCTTTCAAACTTTGACCGCTGCGGTCAAAGTCGTGTATTTTCTGCTTTTGTACCTTTTGCCTTGTCTCAAAGCCCTCTAAAAGCCCCCTACAACGTGCAAAAACGACGTGGGGAATATAAAGATACCACCCCACCACTCAGATGTGGCTTATAAGCGACGGTAAAAATGGGAAATATGTTTGTATTTGGCTGATAGAATGATTACAAGCTTCTGGGATGTAAAAACTTGAGTTTTCTTGAGGTTTGGATACTAAGTTTTACTAAGCTGTGAGATTGCAACACTCTCTTTTTCTTTATTGCTGGCTGCAAGGAGTTGTACTTTTGCAATCCCTTTTGAAAATTGTTGGGATATTCTAAGTTGGAATACCCTTAAAAAAGAATTTCCCGAAATGAAAGGTGTCCGAAAATAGGCTTCCCCAATTTGAGGAAAGCTTTTATAGGGATGTCGTGAAGTCCGACACCATGAGATGTTAGCATTTGTTAGCATGTTCTCTTTGATGCTTTAAATATTTAATCTTTAGCATTTCTTAGCATATTCAAACATACAAATTTCCATTGCTTTGTTTTCAAAAGTTCAAAATGAACTTTTAGAAGTGAAAACAATGGGAATGCTGTCAATGTTTGTGATGCGGTAACTTACCGCACCCTTGCAAGACACCCACAAAATAGGGGACACCTCGCCCAATGTCACATTCTCACAACCCCTGAATGCCTTCCACGTTAGAATTTTTAACGCTTTGCTGGCTTTTAAAGGGTCGCTAAAATGTGCAAAAATGTGTCATTTCAAAACTCCACTTTGTAGCTTTTAGGTCTCGGTAAGTTGTCGACCCCTTTAATTTGCATGCATTTTACACCCTGTTAAAATCCCAAGCCTGCAACATCACGACTTGCAAGGACTGACAAGCTAAGAGAGGACAAAAATGTTAACATTTTTTAACGCACAAAAGCCTGCCAAATCAGTAACCACAAGTGCTGGTTGTATGTTAAAAGGTTTCTTAAACGTTGCAAAATGTCGCATTTCAAAACTCCACCATGTAGCTTTTAGGACTCGATAAGTTGTCGACCCCCTTCAATTGCCCGCATTTTACATTCTGCAGGTGTTCAAAGCCCGCAACTTTAGGCTTCTCAATAGATGAGAAGCTTTTAGATGTGGTTCAAATCGTCAAAAAATGTCAAATCCCAAGCCCATGCTTTGTGGGTGTTCGATGTTGGAATGCCCTTTCATCCCATCAACTTTTTGACCGCACGCTTGATTTGTACTTTGTAGCCGCTACCATACTTCTGAACCATCGCCAAATGTGAATAGCACCAAACAAAGTAGTCCTGAAGAAGTTTGATGTGGTTGATTGACAGCTTGTCGATGTGCCTTTCAATAAACTCTTCAACTTCCCATTTGGCAGCAAGAAGCTTCATTCTGTCCTGTTCGCCTTGTTGCTTTAAAACCCTCAGCTTGTCCAATTGGGGTATTGAAGACAAAACTTCAAGCTGTTTTCTCTTCTCCTCTCTCGTCAACACTGTGGTTTCTACTGGGGATGAGAAGTAGCCATTGCCTGCTACCACATGCACCGCAGGGCAGGATATGAAAACTGTCAAGTCGTCAAGGTCTGCCTCGAATTGGTCTTGTTTCATCGCCCGCAATAGCTTCTTTCTTGCTGATTTAAACAGCTTGTCATCTTCTACTTTGCCTGTGTGGATGTACCTTAAAACTTGTTCTCTCTCATCGTCGGTTAACTCTGCCAAGTACTTTTGCAACCTCGTTACAATATCACGCCTTATTACCTCGTTTTCAACAGAAAAGCCACTATCAATTACATCGCCAACTGTTGTTTCCTCTTCCTCATCCTTGGTTAGTGGACTATCCAGTGAGACCAAAGTAAGCCTGTACTTTGGCAAGCTTCTTTTTATCCTGCTTTCAATCACTTTGCACGCATAGGAAGAGAAGCTGCCTTTGGCAGGGTCATAGTTCTTTGCCGCCACAACAAGACCAATGTAGCCCTCGCTAATCAAGTCGTCCACCTCATAGCAATAGCCCTTGGGACAAGGCATAAATTTGTTTGCCACATGGTAGACAAGCTTAATGTTGTCGGCAATTAACATTTGCCTTTGAACGCTGGTTAGAGACTCAACCATCACAAAGCACCTCGCAAAATGCTACCCTCTTGGCAAAAAGTTGCTTGCCACTTAACAGCATTCCACGTTCATAGCGTCGTCTTGGTCGTCATCCCATAGGGCACAGACAATCTCCCTAATCCTGTTGAGTAGTTGTTCGCTGTGGTCTTCCTTGTTCTCATCCAATCCCAACGCTAAACGCTGTCCCTTCTGTACTTTTTCCATCACATTAGCTAATCTTTCCAACACATAAACGTTATACTTACCGTCCTTGGTCTTTATTGTCTTCTCATCATGCAAAGCAGCCCAAACAAGACGTAAAAACTCGTCCCAAATCTCAACGTGCCATGTGTTGTAATCGGTAGCCTTTTCTATTTGTCGTTGGAGAGTCTTCTCAAAAATAAGCTGGTTCTTTTCTTTGTTAACTTGTTGCTTTTCTTTCAACCAATCCCTTGCCTTGTTTCTCAACACTCCATAGTTAACGCCTTTTTCCTGTGCAAACTCCTTTAGCGTCTTGTAATTGCCTATCATGAATTCACGTTTCAACTCATCCCAGTCATAGCAACGTATTCAAACCACTCCCAAACTTGTGTTCTTGATTTGATTATACCACGTGGGAAGTCCGCATGTCGAATTTTGTCATATCGTTGTTATAACTGTGCAATAACAAAGTGTCATAGGCAAAAAGCAATTAGGATAGGATAAAGCATACCGTCCAAAACTTGCAATGAAGACCATGATATTGGGAATACCTTGCAATGGCTGGGGATGAATCGTCTTTGTCCTCACAAAGTCCGCAATAGCACGGTATACCCACATACCATATTTGAAACCGATTTCTTTTGAACGCAAAATGAAAGGGACATATTTTATATGCCCCGACCTTTCCTGTGCGTTTTAAAAGCCTTCTGTGAAATTTCTCTACTGGCTTTCTACTGGCAAAGCTTCTTCACCGCAGCCACTACATAGCCAACCTTCCCATTCATCGTTGCTAAACCATTTGAAGGGTTCACCGCAACGTGTACACAAGCTGTTAGGAATAAGTCTCCCTGTCCCTAACGTTATACGTTTTTTCCACTCTGGCACATCATTTTCGATTGACACACAAGCTACAAATTCAATCCTGCCCGTTGCTTTTAAACACGACAAACACACAAAGCCTTTTTCCTGTCCTTTCTCGGCAAACTCAAAATCTCTGCTGCCACATACAGGACACTTTACATTTAGGACAGCGTGTAGCTTCTCAATCTCCCATTC from Caldicellulosiruptor kronotskyensis 2002 encodes the following:
- a CDS encoding sigma-70 family RNA polymerase sigma factor; this encodes MVESLTSVQRQMLIADNIKLVYHVANKFMPCPKGYCYEVDDLISEGYIGLVVAAKNYDPAKGSFSSYACKVIESRIKRSLPKYRLTLVSLDSPLTKDEEEETTVGDVIDSGFSVENEVIRRDIVTRLQKYLAELTDDEREQVLRYIHTGKVEDDKLFKSARKKLLRAMKQDQFEADLDDLTVFISCPAVHVVAGNGYFSSPVETTVLTREEKRKQLEVLSSIPQLDKLRVLKQQGEQDRMKLLAAKWEVEEFIERHIDKLSINHIKLLQDYFVWCYSHLAMVQKYGSGYKVQIKRAVKKLMG